Proteins found in one Macrobrachium nipponense isolate FS-2020 chromosome 35, ASM1510439v2, whole genome shotgun sequence genomic segment:
- the LOC135208754 gene encoding RWD domain-containing protein 1-like, with protein sequence MAALRCDDKDDEKSKKLTGRELFMRDKTLNESDLSFLGEGESEVTVDESLFQDLDDLDLEDDDDADEDYVPGMEEELSD encoded by the exons ATGGCAGCTTTACGTTGTGATGACAAAGatgatgaaaaaagtaaaaagctaACTGGCCGAGAGCTTTTCATGAGAGATAAGACATTAAATGAATCCGACTTGAGTTTCTTGGGTGAAG GAGAATCAGAGGTAACTGTAGATGAAAGCTTATTCCAAGATTTAGATGACTTGGATTTAGAAGATGATGACGATGCTGATGAAGATTATGTACCAGGAATGGAAGAGGAACTTTCAGACTAG